Genomic segment of Miscanthus floridulus cultivar M001 unplaced genomic scaffold, ASM1932011v1 fs_880_1_2, whole genome shotgun sequence:
CGGCTGCACGTGTGAGCCGTGcagtggtggcgcggtggatgtagcgcacccgagtcccctctcggatgtacacttctgtctcccagaagccggtgtagtcggggtgggtccaatgctccgtcctgtactgtacagtgcctccggggtggtagcgatgcacaagtgcgagaagcctagggtggtagtagccatcaccctccaagtcgtagtggatctccgcagtccatccctgagccaacggtgcattgtgatcatcatcattttcttcatccccattgtctccaccgtctccatcgtCCCCActgtctccaccatctccaccgtcatcacctccatcagcatcagaatcatcagaaccatctccatcatcggggtcaccagctccctcctggccaccctGTTCCTGCTCCTCCATAGGATCCTCCTCAGACTCttctatctcaatgggctcctcgaacataggcccctcttctgtttcttcgtCCATTGGGTCTTCAAGcacgtcctccagaggttcccccatgggcacctccacaggcggTTCCTCTTCCAGGTTCCTCAGGGCTTCCACAAGATGTgccgggacacgcttgcccaaagtgaacctggtcctcctggtgggcatcgGAAGGGTCCTCTTGCGCGCGGTCagcttggtacgggccatctataagaatgaaaaggttgagtattagaacaaaataatttttggcaacggataaagaacagaatataagcaaaaattttatagcaaactAAAGTAGTAAAataagataatgtgatcctagaaacgtccatttctaactaggttgttcgtcctacagtcagttatggctctgataccaatttgtcgcacccaattttgcaaagcaaaaccgagtactcatatatgtgcgcccaggatgtccaaacacacacatatatcacaaattgcaataatatcaaagtaaagtacttattacatcgcatatctcatcataaaagttaatacaaagtttgctcaatggcaatattattacaaacacagcggaaataactagcccaactgccatagggactccaactggtgaacgtctccctagtagtcctgga
This window contains:
- the LOC136533439 gene encoding uncharacterized protein, with protein sequence MPTRRTRFTLGKRVPAHLVEALRNLEEEPPVEVPMGEPLEDVLEDPMDEETEEGPMFEEPIEIEESEEDPMEEQEQGGQEGAGDPDDGDGSDDSDADGGDDGGDGGDSGDDGDGGDNGDEENDDDHNAPTDEAEE